The nucleotide sequence GAACCTGGAGAAGGGAGATCAGGTCATCGGCATGGAGACGGTGACCGACGCCACCAGCTCCGACCTGGTGACGGTGACGGTCAACGGCTACGGCAAGCGGACCGCCCTCGCCGAATACCGGCTGCAGAGCCGCGGCGGCAAGGGGATCATCACCATCAAGACCTCGGAGCGCAACGGCGAGGTCATCGACATCAAGCTGGTCGACGCCGAATCGGACCTGATGCTGATCACCGATCGCGGCAAGCTGCTCAGGACCCGGGTCAGTGATTTTCGCCAGATCGGACGCAATACCCAGGGGGTTCGGGTGATGGTGCTGGAAGAGGGCGAACGCATCGTCGCTGTCGCCCGACTGGCGGAGAAGGACGAGGAGGATGAGGGAACAGTCGCTGCGGAAGCTGCGCCGGAGGCTGCAGAAGGAGGAGAGGAAGCGACGGAGGAGTAACTCTCTCCGTTACCGCCGACTGCGGCGGCTGACCCTGATCCTTTCGGTTCTGTTGTTGGCGGCGGTCGCCGCCGGCTGGTTCGGCCGTGCCCCGCTGGCCGGCTGGCAGTTTCAGCAGGCGCAGCGTCTCTTTCACCGGGGAGAGCATGAAGATGCCGTGCACCGGCTCGGCTGGGTGGTGCGGATCGCGCCCGATAAGGCGCTGGCGTCCGCGGCGCGCCTGCTGAAGGCGGAAATTCTCGAGCTGCAGCTGAACCGGCCGCAGCAGGCCCTGCTCGCCTACCTGACCCTGGTGCGAGATGATCCCCGCAGCCCCCAGGCCGAAAAGGCGCTGCGGCAGGCGGCGCGGATCTACCGCAACCGCCTGCACGACTATGGCAACGCCCTGCCACTGCTGCAGCGGCTGGCCGATGCCGGCGTGGCCGATGCCGACCGCATCCGCTACCAGATCGCCGACTGCTACTTCAGGCTCGCCAACTACGAACAGGCCCGCATCGAGTTCGAAACCCTGCAGAAGCTCTATCCGCAGAGCCCCCTGCAGCCGGAAGTGAGCTACCGCATCGGCGTCGCCCTGTTGCTCGAGGGCAAGCCCGAGCGGGCCGCCGAGGTCTTCGAAAGGACGGCGAAGAGGTGGCCGGACGATCGTTTCGCCCTCGAGGCCCTGTGGTCGCTGGCCGGCATCTACGAGCGGCGCGACGAACTGGTCCGGGCCCGCCGGCTGCTCGCCGGCCTGCGCGGCCGCTATCCGCTGCCGGAGCTGCTGGAGAAACGCATCGGGCGGATAGACGACCGGATCCGGCGGAAGAAGAAGGCGATCTGACCGGCGGCACAGGACGTGATAAGATAGTTCGAAACGGCAAGGATCAGATGGACGAACGAGGTGTAACCAAATGAAGATCGGCGTGCTGGGCGGCGGCAGCTGGGGCACGACCCTGGCCAACCTGCTGGCGAAATCCGGCCACGAGGTGACGCTCTGGCTCTATGAACGGGAGCTGGCGGAGCGCCTGCCGCGAACGCGGGAGAACGATGTCTATCTTCCCGGCGTGATTCTGAACCAGAATCTGGCCTTCACCAACAGCTTCGACAAGGCGGTGTCCGGCTGCGAGATGCTGCTGTTGGTACCGCCGAGCCAAGTGCTGCGGCAGGTGTTCGCCGAAGCCTGCCGGTATCTGCCCGGGCAGGCGATCGTCGTTTCAGCCTCGAAGGGGATCGAGAACGACAGCCTGCTGCTGATGTCCGAGGTGCTGGAAGAGGTGGGGCCGGCCGGTATTCTCGAGCGCAGCGCCTTTCTTTCCGGCCCCTCCTTTGCCCGTGAGGTGGCGGCGGAAATGCCGACGGCGGTGGCGGTGGCCGCCCTGCGGCCGGCGGTGGCGACCCGGGTGCAGAAGGCGTTCAGCACCGATTATTTCCGGGTCTACACCAACAGCGACATCGTCGGCATCGAACTGGGCGGCGCGCTGAAGAACGTCATCGCCCTGGCTGCCGGCGTCTCCGACGGTCTCGGTTTCGGCCACAATACCCGGGCCGCCCTGATCACCCGCGGCCTGGCCGAAATCACCCGTCTGGCGACGGCCAAGGGGGGGCAGCCGGCGACCCTGGCCGGACTGGCCGGCATGGGGGACCTGGTACTGACCTGCACCGGCGATCTGTCGCGCAACCGCAGTGTCGGCGTCGAGCTGGGCAAAGGGCGCAGCCTGAGCGAAATTCTCGGCGGCATGCAGATGGTCGCCGAAGGGGTGAAGACCACCCTGTCCGCCTACCAGCTGGCGCGGAAACTGGAAATAGAGGCGCCCATCATCAGCCAGATGTACCAGATCCTCTACGAGGACAAGCCGGCGCGGACGGCGGTCATCGACCTGATGCAGCGGGATTTGAAAGCGGAATAGAGACACCTGAATCAGCGAACTCTCGCTGATTCAGGTACCAGGGAGGTCGACCATGCGTACGGTAGTGATTCTCTGTCTGTTGTTGCTGGCGGTACCCGCCGTCGCGGGAACCAGGGTGGTGATGAAAACCAGCATGGGAAACATCACCCTGGAGCTCGACGAGCAGAAGGCGCCGGAAACCGTGCGCAACTTTCTTGCCTATGTCGATGCCGGTTTCTACGACGGCACCGTCTTTCACCGGGTGATCGACGGCTTCATGATCCAGGGCGGCGGTTTCGACACCCGCCTCAGGCGCAAGCCGACCCGACCGCCGATCCGCAACGAGGCGGCCAACGGCCTGTCCAACCGGCGCGGCACCATCGCCATGGCGCGGACCAGCGTCATCGATTCGGCGACCAGCCAGTTTTTCATCAACCTGGTGGACAATGCCTTCCTCGACCATCGCGGCAACTCGCCGCGCACCTTCGGCTACGCCGTCTTCGGCCGGGTGGTCGAGGGAATGGATGTCGTCGACCGCATCGGCAGGACGCCGACTGTGCGCAAGAACGGCCTGTTCCAGAACCTGCCGCGCAAGCAGGTGGTGATCGAGGAGATCCGCCGTCTTCCGTGAGACGCGGGCTCTTCGGCCGGGGGGAGAGGTTGCCATGCCAGCCATACGGGTGATGACCTATCAGGTCAACGGCTGCCGGGGAAGCGACGGCAGGGTCGATCTGGAGCGGGTGCTCGACGTCATCCATGACGCGGCCCCGGATCTGGTGGCGCTGCAGCGTTTCGATGCGCCTGACGCAAAGGCCGTGGAACGACTCGCCGAGCGGCTCGGCATGTCCTGGTTCGGTGACGCCGGCGGTAATGTCATCCTCTCCTGCTATCCCCTCTCCGGGCTGCGGCCATACGACCTGGGCGGCGAAGGTTGCTGCCTGCGCGCCGACGTCGACATTCTCGGCCGGCGCCTGCACCTGTTCAATGTCTGTCTGTCGTCGCATCCCCGCATCCGCCAGGAACAGATCGGCCGCCTGCTGGGGCCCGACCTGCTGGGGCACGCCGATCTGGCCTGTCCGCTGATCGTGCTCGGGGATTTCGCCGATTGCGGCTGGGGACTGGGCAATCTCAATCTCGCCCTGGTGCTGCGCAGGGCGCGCCGGCCCCTGTGGTGTGGCACCTATCCGGCGCGCTTTCCGCTGCTCGGCCGTGACCGGGCCTATCTGCGCGGCGAGGTGCGGGTTCTGGAATCGTCAATCCCCCGCTGGGGGGTG is from Geothermobacter ehrlichii and encodes:
- a CDS encoding tetratricopeptide repeat protein, whose translation is MREQSLRKLRRRLQKEERKRRRSNSLRYRRLRRLTLILSVLLLAAVAAGWFGRAPLAGWQFQQAQRLFHRGEHEDAVHRLGWVVRIAPDKALASAARLLKAEILELQLNRPQQALLAYLTLVRDDPRSPQAEKALRQAARIYRNRLHDYGNALPLLQRLADAGVADADRIRYQIADCYFRLANYEQARIEFETLQKLYPQSPLQPEVSYRIGVALLLEGKPERAAEVFERTAKRWPDDRFALEALWSLAGIYERRDELVRARRLLAGLRGRYPLPELLEKRIGRIDDRIRRKKKAI
- a CDS encoding NAD(P)H-dependent glycerol-3-phosphate dehydrogenase, with protein sequence MKIGVLGGGSWGTTLANLLAKSGHEVTLWLYERELAERLPRTRENDVYLPGVILNQNLAFTNSFDKAVSGCEMLLLVPPSQVLRQVFAEACRYLPGQAIVVSASKGIENDSLLLMSEVLEEVGPAGILERSAFLSGPSFAREVAAEMPTAVAVAALRPAVATRVQKAFSTDYFRVYTNSDIVGIELGGALKNVIALAAGVSDGLGFGHNTRAALITRGLAEITRLATAKGGQPATLAGLAGMGDLVLTCTGDLSRNRSVGVELGKGRSLSEILGGMQMVAEGVKTTLSAYQLARKLEIEAPIISQMYQILYEDKPARTAVIDLMQRDLKAE
- a CDS encoding endonuclease/exonuclease/phosphatase family protein; this translates as MPAIRVMTYQVNGCRGSDGRVDLERVLDVIHDAAPDLVALQRFDAPDAKAVERLAERLGMSWFGDAGGNVILSCYPLSGLRPYDLGGEGCCLRADVDILGRRLHLFNVCLSSHPRIRQEQIGRLLGPDLLGHADLACPLIVLGDFADCGWGLGNLNLALVLRRARRPLWCGTYPARFPLLGRDRAYLRGEVRVLESSIPRWGVARHASTHLPLVLTLQARDPREYLRTKSLSRRRMEIAPG
- a CDS encoding peptidylprolyl isomerase — its product is MRTVVILCLLLLAVPAVAGTRVVMKTSMGNITLELDEQKAPETVRNFLAYVDAGFYDGTVFHRVIDGFMIQGGGFDTRLRRKPTRPPIRNEAANGLSNRRGTIAMARTSVIDSATSQFFINLVDNAFLDHRGNSPRTFGYAVFGRVVEGMDVVDRIGRTPTVRKNGLFQNLPRKQVVIEEIRRLP